The following are encoded together in the Arcticibacterium luteifluviistationis genome:
- a CDS encoding DUF1501 domain-containing protein, translating into MDKDFIDNRMNVNRRHFLGKAAAGIGGIALGSLLMPDLFKGGKGLTEGLPVGIPHFAPKAKRVIYLFQNGAPSQLESFDYKPKLNTMAGQDLPESIRKGQRLTGMTAGQSKFPLVGSYYDFKQYGKSGAWISDLFPNIAKIADDICIVRSMNTEAINHDPALTFMQTGSQIGNRPSMGAWMSYGLGSENQNLPAFTVLLSRGRGNGQGVYSKLWSNGFLDSTHQGVLFSSGEDPILYLNDPDAMSRASRRKMLDKLAELNHMGFDKNGDPEVQAKVQQYEMAYRMQTAVPELTDLSKESDATIKMYGPECLVPGTYAANALLARKLSESGVRFVQLYHQGWDQHGNLPNEMALQAEEVDRASAALVTDLKQRGMLDETLVIWGGEFGRTNYCQGGFTEDNYGRDHHPRAYSIWMAGGGIKPGMVYGETDELGYNIIKDPVHVNDFHATVLNQMGLDHEQLTYKHLGRRYRLTDVAGKVINDIIS; encoded by the coding sequence ATGGATAAAGATTTTATAGATAACAGGATGAACGTTAATCGGAGGCATTTCTTAGGAAAAGCCGCCGCAGGAATTGGAGGTATAGCTCTTGGTTCTTTATTAATGCCAGATTTATTTAAAGGAGGAAAAGGATTGACCGAAGGTTTGCCCGTAGGAATTCCTCATTTTGCCCCTAAAGCAAAGAGAGTCATTTACCTTTTTCAAAATGGTGCTCCTAGCCAGTTAGAGAGTTTTGATTATAAACCAAAACTTAATACAATGGCAGGTCAAGACTTGCCTGAATCTATCCGAAAAGGACAGAGGTTAACAGGTATGACCGCTGGTCAAAGTAAATTTCCTTTGGTTGGTTCTTATTATGATTTCAAACAATACGGAAAATCAGGAGCTTGGATAAGCGATTTGTTTCCGAACATTGCCAAAATAGCGGACGATATTTGTATTGTTCGTTCCATGAATACGGAGGCCATAAATCACGACCCTGCTCTTACTTTTATGCAGACGGGTTCTCAGATTGGAAATAGGCCAAGTATGGGTGCTTGGATGAGCTATGGACTAGGAAGTGAAAATCAAAACTTACCTGCTTTTACAGTACTTCTTTCTAGAGGAAGAGGAAACGGTCAAGGGGTTTATTCTAAACTTTGGTCCAATGGCTTTTTAGATTCTACCCATCAAGGAGTACTTTTTAGCAGTGGTGAAGACCCAATTTTATATTTGAATGACCCAGATGCCATGAGTAGGGCATCTCGTAGGAAGATGTTGGATAAATTAGCGGAGCTAAACCATATGGGTTTTGACAAAAACGGTGACCCTGAGGTGCAAGCCAAAGTACAACAGTACGAAATGGCATACCGTATGCAAACGGCTGTTCCTGAATTGACAGACCTTTCTAAGGAATCTGATGCTACCATAAAAATGTATGGACCTGAGTGTTTAGTGCCGGGTACTTATGCAGCTAATGCCCTTTTGGCGAGAAAGCTTTCAGAGTCAGGCGTACGTTTTGTGCAGCTTTACCATCAAGGATGGGATCAGCACGGAAATTTGCCTAATGAAATGGCCTTACAGGCAGAAGAGGTAGATAGAGCATCTGCAGCACTAGTAACGGACCTGAAGCAGCGAGGTATGTTAGACGAAACTTTGGTGATTTGGGGTGGAGAGTTCGGAAGAACCAACTATTGTCAGGGTGGTTTTACAGAAGATAATTACGGAAGAGACCATCATCCAAGAGCCTATAGTATTTGGATGGCAGGTGGAGGTATTAAGCCAGGAATGGTTTACGGCGAAACAGATGAGTTGGGCTACAATATTATAAAAGACCCCGTTCATGTTAATGATTTTCATGCCACGGTATTAAATCAAATGGGTTTAGACCACGAACAATTAACCTACAAGCACCTCGGAAGAAGATACCGATTGACTGACGTAGCAGGTAAGGTTATTAATGATATTATATCGTAA
- a CDS encoding type II toxin-antitoxin system RelE/ParE family toxin encodes MKSYEIEISPFVSTKILHLLDFLESEWGEISKVNFLKSLNDALLKIKSFPKSSPLYSKRLKIHQCVVSKRTTIFYRISGSTVQVLALTDNRQNPKMIHEELIALFNKQ; translated from the coding sequence GTGAAAAGCTATGAAATAGAAATTTCTCCTTTCGTTTCAACAAAGATACTTCATCTATTAGATTTCTTAGAATCAGAATGGGGTGAAATTTCAAAAGTGAACTTTCTTAAAAGTTTAAACGATGCTTTATTAAAAATAAAATCGTTTCCAAAGTCATCTCCACTTTACAGTAAAAGGTTGAAAATACATCAATGTGTAGTTTCTAAAAGAACTACAATATTTTACAGAATATCGGGAAGCACTGTACAGGTTTTGGCTCTAACAGACAATCGTCAAAATCCTAAAATGATTCACGAAGAATTAATAGCACTTTTCAATAAACAATAA
- a CDS encoding aminopeptidase P family protein, producing MKFFPAQTYIDRRAKLKSSVNSGLILLMGTNEAPLNCPDNHFRYRQDSSFLYFFGINQPGLNAIIDTESGEEVLFGNEFSLEDIVWVGQQETITAKAAKVGVNDLRPSSKIASILAEAQSKGRKIHFLPPYRFDNKLQLMEWLGLGANEIKPNLSLELVKAVINLRSYKSEEEVIQMTHAVNISGEIHINAMRNIAEGKKEYEIVADIYRTAKANNSYLAYPPILSINGQILHNHGHANTMTGNRLVLNDSGAENEMCYSGDITRTAPVSGKFSTKQKEIYNIVLEMEESSIAALKAGIMNRDIHIDANKLMLSRLKELGLVSGNTDELAEQGMGGLFMPHGLGHQIGMDVHDMEDLGEDLVGYSEGLKRSTQLGLKSLRLAKKLEADYVITVEPGIYFIPELIEQWKADKMFEEHINYDKLKDYYDFGGIRIEDDILITANGHQVLGDKIPKTVEEVENAMAS from the coding sequence ATGAAATTTTTCCCAGCCCAAACCTACATTGACAGAAGAGCTAAGTTAAAATCTAGCGTAAACTCAGGACTTATCCTCTTAATGGGTACTAATGAAGCTCCGCTAAATTGTCCTGACAATCATTTCAGGTATAGACAGGACAGTAGCTTTCTTTACTTTTTTGGTATAAATCAGCCTGGATTGAATGCAATCATAGATACGGAGTCTGGCGAAGAAGTTCTTTTTGGTAATGAATTTTCTCTTGAAGACATCGTTTGGGTAGGACAGCAAGAAACTATTACTGCAAAAGCTGCCAAAGTTGGCGTTAACGACTTGAGACCAAGTTCTAAAATCGCTAGTATTTTAGCAGAAGCTCAATCAAAGGGTAGAAAAATACACTTTTTGCCTCCATATAGATTCGACAATAAACTCCAATTAATGGAGTGGTTAGGTTTGGGAGCCAATGAAATTAAACCAAACCTTTCTTTAGAACTGGTAAAAGCGGTAATAAATCTTCGTTCTTATAAATCGGAAGAGGAAGTTATACAAATGACGCATGCCGTGAATATTTCAGGAGAAATACACATCAATGCAATGCGTAATATTGCTGAAGGCAAAAAAGAATACGAAATAGTGGCTGACATTTACAGAACAGCTAAAGCAAACAACAGCTACTTGGCTTACCCACCCATCCTCTCTATCAATGGGCAAATACTCCACAATCATGGCCATGCTAATACCATGACAGGAAACAGGCTCGTATTAAATGATTCGGGTGCAGAGAATGAAATGTGTTACTCTGGTGATATTACTAGGACTGCTCCTGTTTCAGGGAAATTCTCTACCAAACAAAAAGAGATTTACAACATTGTGCTAGAAATGGAGGAAAGCTCTATTGCCGCTTTAAAGGCTGGCATAATGAATCGTGACATACATATTGATGCTAATAAACTAATGTTAAGTCGCTTAAAAGAGTTAGGCTTGGTTTCTGGAAATACAGACGAACTAGCTGAACAAGGAATGGGTGGCTTATTCATGCCACACGGCTTGGGTCATCAAATAGGCATGGACGTGCATGACATGGAGGACCTAGGAGAAGACTTGGTAGGATATAGCGAAGGATTGAAAAGAAGTACGCAACTAGGTTTAAAGTCTTTAAGATTGGCTAAAAAATTAGAAGCGGATTATGTGATTACAGTAGAACCTGGCATTTATTTCATTCCAGAATTAATAGAGCAGTGGAAGGCTGATAAAATGTTTGAAGAGCATATCAATTACGATAAACTTAAAGACTATTATGACTTTGGTGGTATCAGAATAGAAGATGATATTCTAATTACAGCAAATGGACATCAGGTTTTGGGTGATAAAATTCCGAAAACAGTAGAAGAGGTAGAAAACGCTATGGCATCATAA
- a CDS encoding mechanosensitive ion channel → MENQLQDFMNSNFGSQLSGMIGPGLLRALSALLIFFITWVVAKFISGLITKLVQKAPFDERMAEKGNTKPSKLIGKLVHYLLLIMGSLIALEILGVSNVLEPLKDMLSKFMQSVPNIIGAGVIGVIGFYLAQFVSELVSMAGNFINKYTEKLNLGNLDLGNILKKIVFVIIFVPILMVALDYLQMDVITDPAKVLFTNLLSAIPKIILAVVIMAVFYVVGKYVVQLLEGILENIGINEYASKYNLNSITGDKKLSSLIGNVATFMILLIGATTAVGELEFAALTTILNEVLILASKILFGLVILLLGNFLANIAYKFIHKTDDNILIANIAKYVILSLFIAISLRQMGIANEIIELAFGLTLGAIAVAFALMFGLGGRDAAGEQVREFFKRFKK, encoded by the coding sequence ATGGAAAATCAACTACAAGACTTTATGAATTCAAACTTTGGATCGCAGCTATCAGGAATGATAGGTCCAGGGCTTTTAAGGGCACTATCTGCCTTGCTAATCTTTTTTATCACTTGGGTGGTAGCTAAGTTTATTTCTGGACTTATTACCAAACTTGTACAGAAAGCCCCCTTTGATGAAAGAATGGCGGAAAAAGGAAATACAAAACCATCAAAACTGATTGGTAAGTTAGTGCATTACCTTCTTTTAATAATGGGTTCACTTATAGCTCTGGAAATACTAGGAGTAAGTAACGTTTTAGAACCTTTAAAAGACATGCTTTCTAAATTTATGCAGTCTGTGCCTAATATTATAGGTGCTGGTGTAATTGGGGTTATTGGGTTTTATTTAGCTCAGTTCGTTTCTGAACTAGTTTCTATGGCAGGTAATTTTATTAACAAGTACACCGAAAAACTAAACTTGGGAAATTTAGATTTAGGTAACATCTTAAAAAAGATTGTCTTCGTAATCATTTTCGTTCCTATTTTAATGGTTGCTTTAGATTACCTTCAAATGGACGTCATCACTGACCCAGCGAAAGTACTCTTCACAAACTTGCTTAGTGCTATACCTAAAATCATATTGGCTGTAGTAATTATGGCTGTCTTTTATGTAGTAGGAAAATATGTAGTTCAACTTTTAGAAGGAATCCTTGAAAACATCGGAATCAACGAATACGCTTCAAAATACAATTTGAATTCTATTACAGGAGATAAGAAACTTAGTTCACTAATAGGAAACGTTGCTACTTTCATGATACTGCTTATAGGTGCTACCACGGCAGTAGGTGAATTAGAATTTGCGGCACTTACTACTATTTTAAATGAAGTTTTGATTTTAGCATCCAAAATCCTTTTTGGACTAGTCATCCTACTTCTTGGAAACTTTTTAGCGAATATCGCTTATAAATTCATCCACAAGACTGATGATAACATACTAATTGCCAACATTGCCAAGTATGTTATACTATCCTTATTTATTGCAATATCATTACGTCAAATGGGCATTGCTAATGAAATCATTGAATTAGCGTTTGGTCTTACACTTGGAGCTATTGCAGTAGCTTTTGCTCTGATGTTCGGTTTGGGTGGCAGAGATGCGGCTGGCGAACAAGTTCGTGAGTTCTTTAAGAGATTTAAGAAGTAA
- a CDS encoding PSD1 and planctomycete cytochrome C domain-containing protein — MNVKIKYSLLAFGLCVGIAVFESCNSSEAAETTIPDKVDFNFHIRPILSDRCFKCHGPDANTREADLRLDTPEGAFAALKDSPDAHALVAGKPELSAVYQRIITSDSTEMMPPVESNLKLSKFEIELLKKWIEQGAEYKPHWAFIIPEKTALPKADKDWVKNELDYFVYAKMKENGLSPSEQASKEQLLKRVYLDLIGLPPSIEAQEDFLADNSEDAFEKVVDELLTSKHYGERMALPWLDVARYADSHGYQDDGLRTMWPWRDWVIHAFNENYSYDKFLQWQLAGDLIDKPSKESILATGFNRNHKITQEGGVIDEEYRIEYVTDRVNTFGKSFLALTFECAHCHDHKYDPISQKEYYSSFAFFNQVPEKGLVGDISLGSLADPPKMQITNKEVDDIFSFINKKDTVKLEVMVMKDQEKFRPTHLLERGNYDALGEEVPFGLPKSIMDFDTTKFVQNRLGLSEWLIDKENPLTARVYVNRIWQQFFGMGIVRTTGDFGMQGDLPSHPELLDWLAVDFRENGWDIKRLVKQIVMTATYQQSSKVEKKHLQTDPTNIYLARSKRERVSAELLKDLVLSSSGLLNEEIGGASVKAYQPDGIWEGATSGRGVLAKYVQDHGEDLYRRGMYVFIKRTVPPPSMLIFDSSNRDQCEVQRITTSTPLQALAMLNNPTVLEASRVLSEKLVDENANDKLATAFRMILCRIGEEEELDLFKKYYEEELAFFKENPAKASETLKVGEYKNNITVKTVEKAALMTCIQLMYNMEEAITKV; from the coding sequence ATGAATGTTAAAATAAAATACTCCTTACTGGCCTTTGGCTTGTGCGTAGGTATCGCCGTTTTTGAGTCCTGTAATTCTTCTGAAGCTGCCGAGACGACGATTCCTGACAAAGTCGATTTTAATTTCCATATAAGACCCATTTTGTCTGATAGGTGCTTTAAATGCCATGGCCCTGATGCTAATACACGTGAAGCAGATTTACGATTAGATACGCCCGAAGGGGCTTTTGCAGCGTTGAAAGATTCGCCTGATGCTCATGCTTTGGTGGCGGGCAAGCCTGAGCTATCTGCTGTTTATCAGCGTATAATAACTAGCGATAGTACAGAAATGATGCCTCCGGTTGAGTCAAATTTGAAATTAAGCAAGTTTGAAATTGAGCTTCTAAAAAAATGGATAGAACAAGGTGCAGAGTACAAACCTCACTGGGCGTTTATTATACCAGAAAAAACAGCATTGCCGAAGGCGGATAAAGACTGGGTCAAAAATGAGCTCGACTATTTTGTTTACGCCAAAATGAAAGAAAATGGACTGTCACCAAGTGAGCAAGCTTCAAAAGAACAATTATTGAAGCGTGTTTATTTAGATTTGATAGGATTACCACCGAGTATTGAGGCACAGGAAGATTTTCTTGCTGATAATTCAGAAGACGCTTTTGAAAAAGTGGTGGATGAATTATTGACAAGTAAGCATTATGGAGAAAGAATGGCTTTGCCTTGGTTAGATGTAGCCCGATATGCAGATTCTCATGGCTATCAAGATGACGGATTACGAACTATGTGGCCTTGGAGAGACTGGGTGATTCATGCTTTTAACGAAAACTATTCTTACGATAAGTTTTTGCAGTGGCAGTTAGCAGGAGATTTGATTGACAAGCCTTCTAAAGAGTCTATTTTGGCCACAGGCTTTAATAGGAACCATAAGATTACCCAAGAAGGTGGGGTGATTGATGAAGAATATAGAATAGAGTACGTGACAGATAGGGTGAATACCTTCGGGAAAAGCTTTTTGGCTTTAACTTTCGAGTGTGCTCACTGTCATGACCATAAGTACGATCCTATTTCTCAAAAGGAATACTACAGTTCTTTCGCCTTTTTCAATCAAGTACCTGAGAAAGGGCTAGTTGGAGATATATCATTGGGCTCGTTGGCAGACCCCCCCAAAATGCAAATCACGAACAAGGAGGTGGATGATATTTTTAGTTTTATCAATAAGAAAGACACAGTAAAATTAGAAGTGATGGTCATGAAGGACCAAGAAAAATTTCGTCCTACACACTTATTGGAAAGAGGGAATTATGATGCACTAGGAGAGGAGGTTCCTTTTGGCTTACCAAAAAGTATCATGGACTTTGACACGACTAAATTTGTCCAAAACAGACTTGGTTTGTCAGAGTGGTTGATAGATAAAGAGAACCCATTGACCGCTAGGGTTTATGTTAATAGAATTTGGCAGCAGTTTTTTGGTATGGGAATCGTAAGAACTACTGGTGATTTTGGTATGCAAGGAGATTTGCCTTCACATCCAGAATTACTAGATTGGTTGGCCGTTGATTTTCGAGAAAACGGTTGGGATATTAAAAGATTAGTGAAGCAAATAGTGATGACTGCTACGTATCAGCAGTCTTCGAAAGTGGAGAAAAAACACCTTCAAACAGATCCTACCAATATTTATTTGGCCAGAAGTAAAAGAGAACGAGTTTCAGCAGAATTGCTTAAAGACTTAGTACTGTCTAGCTCAGGGTTACTAAATGAAGAGATAGGAGGGGCTAGTGTTAAAGCTTACCAGCCGGATGGTATCTGGGAGGGAGCAACTTCTGGAAGAGGGGTTTTGGCCAAATATGTGCAAGATCATGGAGAAGATTTGTATAGAAGAGGAATGTACGTCTTTATTAAAAGGACAGTTCCGCCACCATCAATGTTGATTTTTGACTCTAGCAACAGAGACCAGTGTGAGGTACAAAGAATTACTACAAGCACGCCATTGCAAGCATTGGCCATGCTAAATAATCCTACTGTTTTAGAAGCATCCAGAGTGTTGTCTGAAAAGCTAGTGGATGAAAATGCGAATGATAAATTGGCAACGGCATTCCGTATGATTCTTTGTAGAATAGGAGAAGAGGAAGAACTGGACCTTTTCAAAAAGTATTATGAAGAAGAGTTAGCCTTTTTTAAAGAAAATCCCGCCAAGGCTAGTGAAACGCTAAAAGTAGGAGAATATAAGAATAATATTACTGTGAAAACAGTAGAAAAAGCGGCCTTGATGACTTGCATTCAGCTGATGTATAATATGGAAGAGGCCATTACTAAAGTATAG
- a CDS encoding alcohol dehydrogenase catalytic domain-containing protein, with the protein MQALHLVAPNTLELVELETPKATKKGQVLIKMAYSPINPADLAFLTGQYGIQKPYPVVPGFEGSGEVIASGGGFYANYLKGKKVACVASEQGDGTYAEYMLTDATKCVVLGDSVALEQGAMSFVNPLTAIELSEMALRGGYKGIVMSAAASALSAMVQYQAKKKGLSFAGVVRRQEQVDKLKARGVDYIANSSEENWQKGLTDWAKPQGKMLFLDAIGGGILPSQILGTLPIMSKMVIYGKLDLENDNIIDGRDFIFKEYEVSGYWLSKTASRKSFFQTMKDTRKVQAMLKDGFETDINAKFNVKDFAKAIETYTTQMSSGKVLFEL; encoded by the coding sequence ATGCAAGCACTACATTTAGTAGCACCGAACACTTTAGAATTGGTGGAATTAGAAACGCCGAAAGCCACTAAAAAGGGGCAAGTTTTAATTAAAATGGCGTATTCGCCAATAAACCCCGCCGATTTGGCTTTTTTAACGGGTCAATATGGTATTCAAAAGCCTTATCCAGTAGTTCCGGGTTTTGAAGGTAGTGGAGAGGTGATAGCCTCAGGTGGAGGTTTTTACGCCAACTATCTTAAAGGTAAAAAAGTGGCATGTGTGGCGTCTGAGCAAGGCGATGGTACCTATGCAGAGTACATGCTTACTGATGCTACCAAGTGTGTGGTTTTGGGCGATAGTGTGGCATTGGAGCAAGGAGCTATGTCTTTTGTGAACCCGTTAACTGCTATAGAATTGTCAGAAATGGCACTTAGAGGAGGTTACAAAGGAATTGTGATGTCGGCAGCTGCTAGTGCTTTGAGTGCTATGGTACAGTATCAGGCAAAGAAAAAAGGCTTGAGTTTTGCAGGTGTGGTTCGTAGACAAGAGCAGGTTGACAAATTAAAAGCTCGTGGGGTAGACTATATTGCAAATTCGTCAGAAGAAAATTGGCAAAAAGGACTTACCGACTGGGCAAAGCCACAGGGTAAAATGCTCTTTTTAGATGCGATTGGTGGAGGAATATTACCTAGTCAGATTTTAGGAACACTGCCCATAATGTCAAAAATGGTGATTTACGGAAAGCTAGACTTGGAGAATGATAATATCATTGACGGAAGAGACTTCATTTTCAAAGAGTACGAAGTTTCAGGGTATTGGTTGAGCAAAACAGCTTCTAGAAAGAGCTTTTTCCAAACTATGAAAGACACCCGAAAAGTACAAGCCATGCTGAAAGATGGTTTTGAAACAGATATTAATGCTAAGTTTAATGTAAAGGATTTTGCCAAAGCTATAGAAACCTATACTACCCAAATGTCTTCTGGGAAGGTTTTGTTTGAGTTGTAA
- a CDS encoding c-type cytochrome domain-containing protein — protein sequence MNRVQKVASPILIFLNVMLVFLLVFESKVDLPLIFAPLGRVHPLFLHFPIGVFFVAAFLHLGAKFFKETKLDELLKFLFLVSAFTAVLTALFGFFLGQESGYAAEQLKWHKWLGILTSLVLWGAYFSLEKSWKYSKPLTVSAAIIILITGHLGGEITHGVNYVLAPLQIETKKPFDPNGPIFAEAINPILEAKCLSCHNDKKMKGELNMASLSKIMKGGEDGPLWLAGDALNSHIIKSAKLPLDDKKHMPPKGKPQLTALEVSILERWINQGAKPDLSLAELSEGDSLHQMVMKQYGGQKEEKTYEFSAVSESTLADVKTPFCTVEALALNSPALKANFYVTERYDPATLSNLKKVSEQLVELNLAKMPVSDEDLSLIAGFENLEKLVLNSSDITGKNLDVLVKLKNLVSLSLSGCALEKGSLEKLAKFPALEQLFVWNTGLDVAEVDAFEKSNKKVVVSKGFVPTDDDMLKINPPNLLSKSAILKEGEKAQLKHGLPNVTIRYVTDAAQLDSVSGTIYKDEIPLEGFTKVKALATKNGWYASDMREFTFYRSSFKADSAWLLSPTNKQYPGVGSSTVIDQKQGDKANFKDFAWLGYKGSDAEILLKINSKDKLKGLTVSYMKGVSSYIMPPQEVQVWAGDNRNDLKLIATKSPEALKKEEPVTYEGLNFTLDKSYKYIKIVGKPINKLPKWHGGAGEKAWLFIDEIYLY from the coding sequence ATGAATAGAGTTCAGAAAGTTGCTTCGCCCATATTGATTTTCCTCAATGTGATGCTTGTTTTTTTATTGGTTTTCGAGTCCAAAGTTGATTTGCCGCTCATTTTTGCTCCATTAGGAAGGGTACATCCTTTATTTCTGCATTTTCCTATCGGCGTTTTTTTTGTGGCAGCCTTTTTACACTTAGGAGCTAAGTTTTTTAAAGAAACCAAACTAGACGAACTTCTTAAATTTCTTTTTCTTGTTTCTGCATTTACCGCTGTATTGACAGCCCTTTTTGGCTTCTTTTTAGGACAGGAGTCTGGCTATGCTGCAGAACAGCTAAAATGGCATAAATGGTTGGGGATTTTAACCAGTCTGGTACTTTGGGGAGCTTATTTCTCATTAGAAAAATCTTGGAAATATAGTAAACCATTAACCGTAAGTGCCGCTATTATTATTTTAATCACGGGGCATTTAGGGGGAGAAATTACACATGGAGTTAATTACGTTTTAGCTCCGCTTCAAATAGAAACTAAAAAGCCTTTTGACCCCAACGGACCTATTTTTGCGGAAGCTATCAACCCTATTTTAGAAGCTAAATGTTTGTCTTGTCATAACGACAAAAAAATGAAAGGTGAGCTTAATATGGCTTCGCTTTCAAAAATCATGAAAGGTGGTGAAGATGGCCCACTTTGGTTAGCGGGCGATGCTTTAAATAGCCACATTATTAAAAGTGCCAAATTACCTTTAGACGATAAAAAGCACATGCCACCTAAAGGCAAACCGCAGTTAACAGCTTTAGAAGTTTCCATTTTAGAACGTTGGATAAATCAGGGTGCTAAACCAGATTTAAGTTTGGCAGAACTGTCGGAAGGAGATTCGCTTCATCAAATGGTTATGAAGCAATATGGCGGTCAGAAAGAAGAAAAAACGTATGAGTTTTCTGCGGTTTCTGAAAGCACCTTGGCTGATGTTAAAACACCTTTCTGTACGGTGGAGGCATTGGCTTTAAACTCTCCCGCTTTGAAAGCGAATTTTTATGTAACAGAAAGGTATGACCCTGCTACGTTGTCAAACTTGAAAAAAGTTTCAGAGCAATTGGTAGAGTTAAATCTAGCTAAGATGCCTGTTTCAGATGAAGATTTAAGTTTAATAGCTGGTTTTGAAAACTTGGAAAAGTTGGTACTAAATAGTTCAGATATTACAGGTAAGAATCTTGATGTTTTAGTCAAACTGAAAAATTTAGTAAGCCTGAGTTTAAGCGGCTGTGCTTTAGAAAAAGGAAGTTTAGAAAAACTGGCAAAGTTCCCCGCTCTTGAACAGCTTTTTGTTTGGAATACGGGTTTAGACGTAGCAGAGGTAGATGCTTTTGAGAAGTCAAATAAGAAAGTAGTTGTTTCAAAAGGTTTTGTACCTACTGATGATGATATGCTTAAAATTAATCCGCCAAACCTGTTGAGTAAGTCGGCAATTCTGAAAGAGGGAGAAAAAGCTCAGCTTAAGCACGGACTACCAAACGTGACAATAAGGTACGTGACAGATGCCGCTCAACTAGATTCTGTTAGTGGTACTATTTATAAAGACGAAATTCCGCTAGAAGGTTTTACAAAGGTGAAAGCCTTAGCCACTAAGAATGGCTGGTATGCTTCGGATATGAGAGAATTTACTTTCTACAGAAGTAGTTTTAAGGCAGATAGTGCTTGGCTTTTGAGTCCTACTAATAAGCAATATCCTGGCGTTGGAAGCAGTACGGTGATTGACCAGAAGCAAGGTGATAAGGCTAACTTTAAAGACTTTGCCTGGCTTGGGTATAAAGGGAGTGATGCGGAGATTTTATTAAAAATAAACTCAAAAGATAAGCTCAAAGGACTTACTGTGAGTTATATGAAAGGAGTATCCAGTTATATAATGCCTCCTCAAGAAGTCCAGGTTTGGGCAGGGGACAATAGGAATGATTTAAAACTAATAGCTACTAAAAGTCCTGAAGCTTTAAAGAAAGAGGAACCAGTAACTTATGAAGGTTTAAATTTCACGCTGGATAAGTCTTACAAATACATAAAAATAGTAGGCAAACCTATAAACAAACTACCAAAATGGCATGGCGGAGCGGGCGAGAAAGCTTGGCTATTTATTGACGAAATTTATCTATACTAA
- a CDS encoding YehS family protein, giving the protein MTNNDILRRLRYTFDLSDDQMMEVFKLADYRASRAMVSEWLKKEEDEDFQPIDDLLLATFLNGFITKNRGKKDGPSPKPEKYLSNNDILRKLKIALNFQSGDMLQVFQLVDTKLSEHELSAFLRNPKQNQFRKMNDQYLRNFLHGLQLKYKPK; this is encoded by the coding sequence ATGACGAACAACGATATTTTAAGAAGGCTCCGATATACTTTTGATTTGTCAGACGACCAAATGATGGAAGTGTTCAAACTAGCCGATTACCGAGCTAGCAGAGCCATGGTGAGCGAATGGTTAAAAAAAGAGGAAGACGAAGACTTTCAACCTATTGACGACCTACTTTTGGCAACTTTCTTAAACGGTTTTATTACTAAAAACAGAGGAAAGAAAGACGGACCGTCTCCAAAACCAGAGAAATATTTAAGTAATAATGATATTCTTAGAAAACTAAAAATTGCTTTGAATTTCCAATCGGGAGATATGCTTCAAGTGTTCCAATTAGTAGACACCAAACTAAGCGAACATGAGCTGAGTGCATTCCTTAGAAACCCCAAACAAAATCAGTTCCGTAAAATGAACGACCAATATTTGCGAAATTTCTTACACGGATTACAGCTAAAATACAAGCCTAAATAG
- a CDS encoding DUF4199 domain-containing protein, with product MNKSALKFGIISGGIQAALMAIFSPMMLSSESSLASSQTVGYISMLVALSLIFIGIREHKIKTLGGEITFKQALQTGALIAIISALIYTVAWMIISGMNPELNERIADMYRNDLNRKKLSPEELSEALSNIDISMAHYKNPFYKFGITLLEILPMGLFVSLLASWILRTKKD from the coding sequence ATGAATAAATCTGCTTTAAAATTCGGAATAATTTCGGGTGGTATCCAAGCCGCTCTTATGGCAATATTTTCTCCCATGATGTTATCTAGTGAGTCTTCCTTAGCTTCATCTCAAACGGTAGGTTATATAAGCATGCTGGTAGCTTTGAGTCTTATCTTTATAGGCATACGGGAACACAAAATAAAAACTCTTGGTGGCGAAATCACCTTTAAACAAGCACTACAAACTGGGGCTTTAATTGCCATCATAAGTGCATTAATATACACCGTAGCCTGGATGATAATATCTGGAATGAACCCCGAACTGAACGAACGGATAGCCGACATGTACAGAAACGACTTAAATCGCAAAAAGCTATCGCCAGAAGAATTATCAGAGGCTTTATCAAACATTGACATATCCATGGCACACTACAAAAATCCTTTTTATAAATTCGGAATCACTTTATTAGAAATATTACCTATGGGTCTTTTTGTTAGCCTCTTAGCATCATGGATTCTTAGAACTAAAAAAGATTAG